Proteins from a single region of Limibacter armeniacum:
- a CDS encoding xylulokinase encodes MYFLGYDIGTSSVKASLIEADSGKLVASASFPEKEQAILSPQAGWAEQEPEMWWDSLKEATKKLRAKGFNTQKVLGIGIAYQMHGLVVVDRNLKPLRPSVIWCDSRAVEIGNKAFNELGADQCLTHLLNSPGNFTASKLKWVKENEPEVYEQIYKIMLPGDYIAMKLTGEVNTTITGLSEGTFWDFEKEDTADFLLDYYQLDKQLLADICPVFGDQGKVKPEVAEELGLAVGTKVCYRSGDQPNNALSLNVMKPGEIAATAGTSGVVYGISDELKYDQESRVNTFAHVNHTTQDRRLGILLCINGTGIQNSWMKNTAGGHLSYNEMNDAAAKIPVGAEGLQIFPFGNGAERMLSNRTLGASIHQLDFNKHTPAHLYRAAQEGIVFSFQYGISIMEEMGVKPSVIKAGKTNMFQSEVFTSTLSSVTGVPIELYDTDGSRGAAMGAAFGFGHHTSIDSIAESVACTGLVEPDLTNQAVYQEAYGSWKNQLETLLKNA; translated from the coding sequence ATGTATTTTCTAGGATACGATATTGGCACTTCATCCGTAAAGGCAAGCTTAATAGAAGCTGATTCAGGCAAGCTGGTAGCCTCAGCATCTTTTCCTGAAAAGGAGCAGGCAATCCTTAGCCCTCAGGCAGGATGGGCAGAACAGGAACCTGAGATGTGGTGGGATTCCTTGAAGGAAGCAACCAAGAAACTGAGAGCTAAAGGCTTTAACACCCAAAAGGTATTGGGCATCGGTATCGCTTACCAAATGCACGGACTGGTTGTGGTGGACAGAAACCTGAAACCGTTACGCCCTTCCGTTATCTGGTGTGATAGCAGAGCTGTAGAGATTGGCAATAAGGCTTTCAATGAATTGGGAGCAGATCAGTGTTTGACACACCTGTTGAATTCTCCAGGCAACTTTACCGCTTCAAAGTTGAAGTGGGTAAAAGAGAACGAGCCTGAGGTATATGAGCAGATCTACAAGATCATGTTGCCGGGTGACTATATCGCCATGAAACTAACAGGTGAAGTCAATACAACTATAACAGGTCTATCTGAAGGTACTTTCTGGGATTTTGAAAAAGAAGATACAGCTGATTTCCTTTTGGATTACTATCAGTTGGATAAACAGCTTTTGGCTGATATATGTCCTGTATTCGGAGATCAGGGAAAAGTAAAGCCTGAAGTGGCAGAGGAATTGGGCTTGGCAGTAGGAACTAAAGTTTGCTACCGTTCAGGTGACCAACCAAACAACGCCCTTTCACTGAATGTAATGAAGCCAGGTGAAATTGCAGCTACAGCAGGTACTTCTGGTGTTGTGTATGGCATCAGTGATGAGCTGAAATACGATCAGGAATCCAGAGTGAATACTTTTGCTCATGTTAACCACACAACTCAGGACAGACGTTTAGGGATTCTCCTTTGTATCAATGGAACAGGAATCCAGAATAGCTGGATGAAGAACACAGCAGGCGGACATCTTTCCTATAATGAAATGAATGATGCTGCGGCTAAGATTCCGGTAGGCGCTGAGGGCTTGCAGATTTTCCCATTCGGAAACGGAGCTGAGCGAATGCTTTCCAATCGTACATTGGGTGCCAGTATTCACCAGTTGGATTTCAATAAGCATACACCTGCACACCTTTACAGAGCTGCTCAAGAAGGTATTGTATTCTCTTTCCAGTATGGAATATCTATCATGGAAGAGATGGGAGTGAAACCTTCAGTGATTAAGGCTGGCAAAACCAATATGTTCCAGAGTGAGGTGTTTACAAGCACTTTGTCCAGCGTGACAGGAGTACCAATCGAGCTATATGATACAGATGGTAGCCGTGGTGCAGCAATGGGAGCCGCATTTGGTTTTGGGCACCAT
- a CDS encoding LacI family DNA-binding transcriptional regulator yields MKKNYTITDLAIRLGISKSTVSRALKDHPDVNMATRAKVKALAEELNYQPNLLASGLASKKSYIIGVIVPEISQQHFFAKVLEGIQHEAKEQGYSVMICQSDECFEEEVNQAQILRNNRAAGVLISLSRETQSFKHIENLKNSGVPVVLFDRTVSELPVSQVVVDDYKGAFELTHYLLEKGYRDIAYLSGPMSLEISRHRYEGYLQALRDYDINTADSRVYECLKLSSDVKEAVRKMLLEPKHPEAIMCVHDYMAVEVVRYLKERNIQVPQDIAVTGFAGDPVTDIITPTITTMKQPAYEMGRAATAQLIKEINAEDWDEVPAIKKVFDTVLQIKASTR; encoded by the coding sequence ATGAAAAAGAACTATACCATCACAGATCTTGCGATTCGCCTAGGGATATCGAAATCCACCGTTTCAAGAGCCTTGAAAGACCATCCTGATGTGAATATGGCGACAAGGGCGAAAGTAAAGGCGCTTGCAGAAGAGTTGAACTATCAACCCAACCTACTTGCCTCAGGCTTGGCCAGTAAAAAGAGTTATATCATAGGGGTAATTGTACCAGAAATCTCTCAGCAACACTTCTTCGCCAAAGTATTGGAAGGTATTCAACACGAGGCAAAAGAACAGGGCTACAGTGTCATGATCTGCCAGTCTGACGAATGTTTTGAAGAAGAGGTCAATCAAGCTCAGATTTTAAGGAATAACCGTGCTGCAGGGGTACTGATCTCTCTTTCAAGAGAGACTCAATCATTCAAACACATAGAAAACCTTAAGAACAGTGGTGTTCCTGTGGTTCTTTTTGACAGAACGGTATCTGAGCTTCCTGTATCTCAAGTAGTCGTAGATGACTATAAGGGAGCATTTGAACTGACGCATTACCTGCTTGAAAAAGGATACCGTGATATTGCTTACTTGAGTGGTCCTATGAGTTTGGAGATTAGCCGACACCGATATGAGGGTTATTTACAAGCTTTACGGGATTATGATATCAATACAGCTGACAGCCGGGTTTATGAATGTCTGAAGCTATCTTCGGATGTAAAAGAGGCTGTCCGTAAGATGTTGCTTGAACCGAAGCATCCTGAAGCCATTATGTGTGTACATGATTATATGGCTGTGGAGGTAGTTCGTTATCTTAAAGAAAGGAATATTCAGGTACCGCAAGACATTGCTGTTACAGGTTTTGCTGGTGATCCTGTTACTGATATTATCACCCCAACCATCACCACCATGAAGCAACCTGCTTACGAGATGGGACGTGCAGCTACTGCTCAACTGATCAAAGAAATCAATGCAGAAGATTGGGATGAAGTACCAGCCATCAAAAAAGTGTTTGATACAGTGTTACAGATCAAAGCATCAACACGATAA